TCGACTACCATATCCATCATCGGGAAAGCAAGTTTTGAGAGCATCCCATGCCTCTACACTCCATAAGTCATCAATCACAACCAAGTACCTTCGACGCTTGAAACTTTGGTAGAGTCGTAATGTTAGGTCCTCATCTTTGTCCGCACTGTGTTTGGAACCAAGAAGATCTAAGAGCATTTGAGCCTTACTGTGATGTTGTGATGCGACAGTCCATGCTCGCTTATCAAAGTAGGAAGTGATTGATGGATCTTCATAAATTTTCTTTGCTAATGTTGTCTTACCAATACCTCCCGTACCTTTAATGGAGACAATTTCTAATTGCTTAGATGGATGTTGGATTAGCATCTCCTTTATAATCTCGAACTCATCCTGTTTTCCTACCATTATTTCTTTGGAGCATGAAGCATGGTGGGAAGAATCTGGCATGGTGATAACTTCTTCAGTAGGTATTGGTAAAACATGAAGGGAGGCAGGCTGCTTTGTCCCTTCTTGTAGATGATTATGTTTGAAAAGCTGGTACTCCTCCTTGGCTTTCACCAACTCTTGAGTGATGGCATCAATGTGTTGTAGAGCTTGGTGCAAAATACGACGGAATTTGAGACAAGGATGTGATTTTCCCCTTAGCGGATGCAAAATTTGATGAAGCCTCTGACAATGATGAGTACTTTTCTCACCCTGTggcatttcttcttcttcttcttcttcttcttcatcttcttcttcttcttcttcttcttcttcttcctccccctcctcctcctcctcctccggtGGCTGAAATGTCTGATCCACAAACCTGCCAAAAATATTGTTTTCcactacttcttcttcttcttcttcttcttcttcataaaGATGTAGTACTTGGAGttcaatttcatcttcaatCCTGGAAGCTACATCTCTGAGCTTTGTTTCCAAGTGTTTAATTGCTTCAACACCATCCATTCTATTCTCATCGAAGAGTTCCATCAGGGATCCAAGCTTGTTGTGGAGAGATAGGACCAAGTCTTTGTTGCAAGGGATGAGTTGGTTTTGTTGTAGAATTGGACGAGGGAGAGGTTGCAAGAACTCAAGCTCTAGCGTCCTCATAAGAGAAAGTACAACCACACAAGCCATTCTTCTCTCGCTGTCTCTAGCTAGCTCTGTGTATGTGTAATGGAAATTAAGGAGAGTTGTTTTCTGAGTTTGTTGGAGTGAAGGTTAGCAGAAGAAAGGAGAGTTGTTTTCTGAGTTTGTTGGAGCGAAGGTTAGCAgaaggaagatgaagatgaatgaTATCAACTGGAAATAGGTAATGCCACTGATTTGAGtgcaataaaatattttaattgaaagaTGGGAGGcaccatttttaatttaattgcagctttcagtatttttattttatgctgCACAGTTTGGTGGCCTCTGCCACTTGCACTACTAATTCAAATTATAGCAATAATTAAAATGCTTGGCTACATTACGTTGTTGAgaagataatatataatatataatagctAGATCTAACATAGGGAACACCAAAACCCACAGCTTAAAGAACATAATTGGCAgacaaaattgtttttttttttttagaaaaacaaaatgtttaacTAATAGGGGTTGTTTGTTTGTGCATACAAGTCATTTTTATTTCACGAGGTATAGTTTGggaacacaacaaaaaaaaaatgtccaaataaataaataagaaaatgcGAGTAATCAAAAATATGTTTTGAGTTATGAATAtgagggcaaattatgctgcgGACCcagcaaggtggacctgggtccaaaactacgtcgtttttgtcttcttctttttctttttttttttttttttttaaagtagtaAACATATttctgaatatagagttgtccaaaaatgtgtgaatgtagaggtttcaaagtgtgaatgtagagtataggaatcgtgaatgtacatttatgattgtgtgaatgtagagttgcccagaaatgtgtgaatgtggaggtttcaaattgtgaatatggagtatagaaatcgtgaatgtagagttatgcatgtgtgaatctgtaatagagttaagaagttctagcaacttgtagccctgtaatgtgtgaatgtgaagttctcaagttgtgaatatggagtataggacctgtgaatatagagttttgaatgtgtgaatgcataacagtggtaatatagttactaaacatataatcttgtaatgtatgaatgtggaatttacaaagtgtgaatatagagtatagtgtatgtgaatgtagacccaggtccaccttgcaaggtggacctgggtccacggcataacaattggaATATGAGCATATGGGCCGATGGGCGGCCAGCTAATAAGTGGTAATACAAGGTTGTAAGTTATGGATACATATATGCCATTTAATTTCACAAGCTAGGTATATAATATTGGAAATCCAAGCAAGAAAacgaaaacaaacaaaaagttcctgtaagtaaataaataaaaaagaataaagtaGTTGAGTAATCAAGTATGAGTAAATACCAGTGAACGTCTCCCGACTTTTATGGCACCgctacttttagtcctcaacttttaaatcaaccacttttagtcctctgactttgatggcaccgccacttttagtcatcaacttttaaatcacccacttttagtcatcttactttttgtttctagccacctatggtccttcctttacagttggacatctaatgtcattttctcaagggcagttcagtcatttcataattaatgtattacgtattatgtttcctcatcagaataattgaagGAACCAtattctccactctcctttcttaacactaaattttggaccaaatggCTGAATTGCCcatgagaaaatgacattagatgtccaattgtaaaggaaggaccataggtggctaggaacaaaaagtaagagaactaaaagtggttgatttaaaagttaaggactaaaagtggcagtgtCATCAAAATCGGAGGAATAAAAGTGGTTactttaaaagttgaggactaaaagtgacggtgccatcaaagtcggaagACCTTCACTGGTATTTACTCAATCAAGTATATATTCCAGAATAACACTCTGCAAATTCATGATATGCATCACGGgatggaaaaggaaaataataatcgTAGGGATTAAAAGAaggttttagaaagataaaactttTCGGGATGTCGTTCTCTAAAGATGATGAATATAAATTAAACAATGCCCGACAAAACACAAGTGTGTACGAGCACTAAAATCAGAGCTTAAACAATATAATTGGTAGacaaaatgttaataaataggggttttaattagttttcaaaaaacaaaaaggggGTTTAATTAGATTTTTGCATATATAAAAGTTATTTAATTTCACGAGGCATAGTATGGCAAAacccaaaaggaaaaaaaataaaattaaaaattaaaaattaaaaaatcgtGGAAATAAGTAAATAAGAAGTTGAGAGTcatcaataatatttttgagacaTAAGCACATGGCTAAGTTGTAAAGCTGAGcttttccctttatttattaattttgtgtGTACCGAAATCCAGCTTCAAGAATGTAATTGCCAGACACGAACGTTAATAAAGGTTGTAAGTTTGTGCATACAAACTATTTAATTCTACGaggtatatactatatagtatgtgcaaaaataaaataaaataaaataaaatagaataaagcaAAAAGATGCATGTTcgtgcaaataaataaaaagaaaatcctAATCGCTCATATATTTCTTGCTTACAAACTTGTCATTCTCTGATGCGAtaagttttaaataaatttgttttatatttttgcttttttattttaaatcttaatcTATTAAAATTTGTTACATTTGTGAGTGATAGATGTATAAACATTTAGTATTGtccataaataaatatgtagaGGATTGcgactactttttttttattaattttaattttttatagttCAAATAAAAGTAACAAGAACACGCAACCACTATTCGAGGGTGTATCCCAAGTAAACTTCGCTATTGTATAATAACTCACAAACCACATGAAATTGTTACGTGGATCTTGAATACAAGACTTACGGGTTCAAAAAAAAGTTAACGTTTTTATAGTTATTAGTCCAGATTAGATAATACTAAAAAACGAACAAATATAAACACATAAGTAAAATAAATGAACCCGGACACAGGAAATGATCACGCAGTTCGAAGCTaaaactcctacgtctgcggggctactcagctttcgcccaatccactagatgatcaccaaGGTTACAACAGTTGGAATATATGCCCAAACATAATATGGTCCTAAACCAACACAACCTTCATCATCTACACTTGAATTGGATGGCTGCAAGCCGGAATTCTTCAAGAATCGTCAATCTCGACTCAGCATCAAAGACAGCAACAAGGAGCCATTAATTCACCAATGTAATTCTCTTAGATTTCACGTGAGAAGCTCTGaatatttaatgtgtgtatTGATGAAACTTAGAGCTTCAAGTACCTTCATATTTATAACTTAGAAACCCCTTAACAAACCTCACAAAAATAGAGCTGAACAAGCCTTGATTAAATGAGAGCCACACACCTCTTAAAATAAGATAtccacataaaataaatatgtggaCTAATTGAaggtggcatcaaaccctttcctttatatcagtggaggcaatttggctcttgtgcttcaataggttgagaaagtagttatgaacagatactgcattgtaatagagtcaatagtattcaaaaaaaaatatgtggaCTAATTCCTTTATGACTGCATGCTGTCTGAGACAGCAGACGCTGGCACAATCCCTCTTTCAGCACTGGCGGACAACCTGATTGACGGTCCAAAAACTATAACAACAAAATATAGACTAAgtatatttttgacaaataatttagCCAATTAAAATggaccgtgtatcatttgtacacttacaatctccccctttgacaattatttgacaaaaatcacCTTCAAACAAACTTAGGCATTtttaagaattgaaaaataaatcatattattaaactcaTGCCATAAGTTAGTTTGGTAACAAGGATAAGACacttaatacaaaaaaaaaaaaaagaccaaacATATATTGTAAGAAAAAAACATGCGTAACCCACTGCAACAGACTATCAAAACAACAGCTTCAAAACCAGCAAAATCGCAATAGAACACTCCCCCTCAACATATTTTCTCAAGCATGTCAAACTCTAAATGTCTTCAACCAAATGCCAAAACTCCCCCTGAGCTATTACTCCCCCTTACTACAATAAATCCAAGCATTCATAAAAAATTTTCCACAACATACCTTAACTCCccttttttgtcaaaaaatggACAaaggtgatcatctagtggTCTGGAGGAGAGACAGAGCCATCTGTAACAGCTGCAGGCTCTTCAAAGTAAGGGAAAATAGCTTAGAgatcaataatatatttaagaaTTTCATTCAATCAAACCATAATCCACTCATGTCCATCTCCAATCATGAATTCATGATCTTCCATGCATATCACTAACCattgaaaataaagataatctAGATTGTCAATCACCAGTACATTAACCACCAATCCATACCAAATCACCATATTAATAAGTATGAATCACCATACTCTTCATATGCAGCCCACGTTCACAGTAGTACGCACCACTTAGATATTCTTCATAAGTAGTTCAATCCCCATCACCAAgataatcaaaataatatgataatctGAATAATGATAATCCGAATTATATGATAATTTGAATATAGATAATCCAAAAATATGATGATTCAAATGATAATTCGAATAGTATAATAATCCAGATAACTATGCTCATCCTCAATTGTGACAACCATCACAATATCATCATACTAAGACAGCTTTTGGAGTTAAGTTTCTTTGAAGCTGTAACAGGCACCTGCACAAGTAGAAAAGAAACGAGAAACCCAGAACTAGGCACACGCAACTTGAAAACCACTCAGCAAATAAGACAAGCGCACTTATAGACACAAATTCAGGAATTGTCAATTTGGATCAAATAAAATAGGAAGATTAGCACATAAAAACAGTAAGCACATCCATGTAAAGCAGCTTCAGGCACAGGTTCATTACAGATAACATAGAGAGCACATAAGCAGACAAGAAAATTCAGAAATTGTCAAGTTGGGACAGACAAAGCAAAAATAAAGCAGATACATTTAGGTAAAGCAGATTGAAAACACATTTGCATAGCACATTTTCATAACATTTAACACAAAAGCATACAAAGAATATCAAATACGGTCATGACCGGACAACAAATATAGGAGACAAgcaaattcaaattcatatCACAACTCAGATTGGCAAGAAGGAATAGAAACATGAAAGAGAACAAAACAACCAAAATAGTAACAAAAGGAAAACACGCCTAAGTCCTGTGTTCAAGAAACACGATATAGCCAGATCGAATAGACTAATAGCGCAGTGCTACTACAGGAAAGGGTCAACCAGCTAGAAGGGGAACTAGGAAGAGCCTAAGAACCAGGCAAATCTGGCCGAAGACACTAAAGTGGTGACAACTGTGGTGACACTAGAGGCGAATGTCATTGAAGGGTCTGAGGAATGGATCGTGGACACAGGAGCATCTTGTCACTTTTGGGCAAACAAGATGTGTTTTAAGAACTTTCAACCAATTGCTGAAGGTCAAGGGGAGCAGGTCTTCATGGGGAATGATAGCATGGATGAGGTAAGAGGTAGAAGGACAGTAGAAATTAAACTTTGTTCTGGCAAGTACTCTTTTTTTACCAATGTGATGTATGTTCCCTCTCGGCGGAGGAACTTGGTCTCATGGCCCTTGTTGGTTAAGTCTGGGATCAAGCTTGTTTTTGAGTCAGAACGTATGATTATGACTCGCAGAGGGGAGTATTTGGGAAAAGGGTATCTTCGTGGGGCGCTAGTacaaaatagagaaaataaatatGACTTTAGGCCACCCTTCTTCAAACAAGGGTAGtgtattgttttaaaaaaaaaggtggtggcataattataaataaatcaataagaaACAACTACCCTTTCAAAAACAATGGTagtggttaaaaaaaaaaaagacagatGGACTTTTCGCTACCCTTTCTCGTAGCAAGAGTAGCggatatttatattaatttttaattaatatatgtatcCACTACTCTTTCTAAAAGAAAAGGTaccacaaaaaaacaaaaatcaaaacttCAATTCAGATCTAGCCAGATCACGACTCACACAGATCAGACCTTGAGATTAGATTTCCTCCGCCGTTTGCCTCCCACGCCGTCGCTTCCCTCAACCTCCCACGACGCTAGCGCCTCCCTCAGCCTCGGACAAATGCCGACGCCTACCCCAAGCTAAGGACGCCGGCGCCTACACCAGCCTCTCTCTTCAGCCACCCAAGATGCCGCCACCACCCAAGACGCCGACACCACTACAGGTTTCCTCCTCAGCTGCGCCGCCGCTACTTCTGCTTCGATCCACCGTCGCTGCTCGCCGATTTGGATCCAATCAACGccacatgttttttttattaaaattaatttttattattgtcatgtaatatatattatatttgttaatttttataatttttatttcgaatttttagttatttattgtCATTTTTGTTGTTATATCCTAATATGTGTACAAATATGAATTTAGATGTTATTTTTGTTGGGATTATATAGTAACGTGTGCATATATGGCATATTATATGAATAATATGAGTAGAAGTATGAATTTTGGTTATGAATTTTGATTcgtattattatttaattttaaatattgacattttaattattgaGATGGGTGCCATTGTTGAAGTTGTGGTGGGTGTGTTTGGGGTTGTGTGGGTAGTAGGATGACGAAAGGGGTGACTAACACTCTACCTCTCAAATTACTCTAAAGTTAAAGTTACTTGCGGTTAGTTCTAATatgtaaaaatgtaattgagTTTGTTTAAGTTTGATAGCtcataatgtattatatatggatgtgtgcgtgtgtgtgtgtgtgtgtgtacttaaacataggttgtgacgtgttttgtgtattcgaatgttaggagaatgatttttgtgtagttgtatcaatattctgtgtattcccgACCCttaagtcattctgtgtattctagacaaggattctgtgtattcttgaAGTCAATGTAGAGAAATAGGTGGGGCAGGACGCCCCCACAAAGGAATATCAGCTAGTAAGCTTCTCAGCCATTCTGCTTCTTGCCCTACTATATCTACTGCAATGAATTTAGACTCCATTGTGGAACGGGCTATACAAGTTTTTTTTAGCCGACTTCCATGATATAGCTGCACCACACATGGTAAAGACATACCCACTTGTGGAGCTTACCTCATCATTGTCGGTAACCCAATTGGCATCGCAATATCCTTCTAAAACAGAAAGATAACCCACAAAGGTTAAACCCCACTCCACTGTACCTTTGATGTACTTTAACAATCTTTTAAGAGCATTCCAATGCTCTAAATTGGGGTTATGAGTGTACCGACTAAGCCTACTTACTGCATAAGCTATATCAGGTCTACTATAATTCATTAGAAACATCACACTCCCAATGATTTTAGCATACTCACTTTGAGAAACAGCGACACCAAGATTTTTCTTAAGGTGTATGCTAGGATCATAAGGAGTTCTTACTGGTACTGTATCAAAGCTATCAAACTTCTTCAATAACTTTTCCACATAGTGTGACTGAGACAAAATGAAGCCATTCTCAATTTTGGTAACTTTAACACCCAAAATCACATTAGCTTCACCAAGATCTTTCATGTCAAATTGAGATATGATAAAAACATTTTTGTCTCATTGATAGCATTTATGTGTGTGCTAAATATCAacatgtcatcaacatatagaCAAATGATCACACAATCAGAACCAAACATTTTTGTGTACACACAAGCATCTGACCCATTAACAGAAAACCCAAAACTCATGATAGTTTTATGAAATTTCTCATACCATTGTTTGGGGGCTTGTTTAAGGCTGTACAGTGACCTTTTTAATCTACATACTTTGTTTTCTTGGCCTGGAACTATacaacccggaggttgttccaTGTAGATTTCCTCATTTAAATCACCATTAAGAAATGCTGTTTTGACATCCATCTGATGCACAATTAATTTATGAGCAGATGCTAACGCAAATAATGCACGAATAGTGGCTATTTTAGTCACAGGAGAATAAGTATAAAAGAAATCTTCTCCAAACTTTTGAGTAAAGCCTTTTGCCACTAGCCTTGCCTTAAATCTTTCAATAGTACCATCAGTTTTTAGCTTCTTTTTGAAAATCCATTTGCAACTGATAGCCTTACATCCTTTAGGCAAGTCTACTAGCTCCCATGTACGATTAGACTTGATTGAGTCTAATTCACTTTTCACTGCATCTTCCCAGAAGCTCGCTTCAATAGAGCTCATTGCTTCTTGATAAGTCTTAGGTTCCTCTTCCAACAAGTGAAGACAAATGAACAATTCTTGTAATTCATCAATGTCTTTCACTTCAGTTAAAAAATTGGTTATAAAATCGGAACCAAAACTAGCCTCAGTTCTACACCTTTTACTCCTTCTGGGATTATCTACATCAAAATTCACCCCAGGAGTAATGTAGAAGAAGACGTAGAGACAAATGTAGACAGAGATTTAGGCACATTCACGTTTAAAGGAAAGATTTGTTAATTCAGCATCTCTAGCTTCACATATAGAACGATCATGCAAACACATAAATCTATATGCAACACTATTTGCAGCATATCCAATAAATACTGCATCTATAGTCCTTGGACCAATGTTCACACGTTTAACAGAAGGTATCCCAACTTTGGCAAGGCACCCCCACACTTTCaagtattttaaatttgggGCATACCCTTTCCAAAGTTCAAAGGGTGTTTTATCAGAATTTTTATGAGGTACTTTGTTTAGCACATAATTGGCTGCAAGTACAGCTTCCCCCCACAAGTTGTCAGGTAGAGCAGAACTGAGAAGCATAGCATTCATCATTTCCTTAACagtttcatttttcctttcagCTACCCCATTTTGTTGTGGGGTGTGAGGAACAGATTTCTCATGTATAATACCTTCATTTTCACATAAACTTTTAAGAAATGTCGTACTATATTCACCATCTCTATCTGACCTTAACCTTTTGATCTTTCGATCTAATTGATTTTCTACTTCTGCTTTGTAAATGAGAAACTTGTGCTCAGCTTCATCTTTAGTTcttaaaagatatatttttgtgtatctcgaaaaatcatcaatgaaggttATAAAATATCTTTTTCCTCCTTTGCTTTCTGTATTTTTAAAATCGGCTAGACTGTGTGAATTAGCTCTAGCAACTTAGTTTGCCTTTGAGTTACCGGGAAAAATGGTTTTCTTATAAATTTTGCTTCAGCACAAGTTTCACATTTATCAAAACCATCATCAACTAGATTGGGCAGTAAATTCAAGTGCTTGAGTCGTTTTACTAACTTAGCATTAACATGCCCTAACCTTTTATGCCAGATATTTATGGATTCAACAATATAAACAGAAGTTGAACTATTATTCATATCAACGAAAGCATAAGTATCCAATACAAAAAGTCCCCCATTCATGTATCCCTTTCCTACGTACTCTCCATTATGagataaaactaatttattagcCTCAAAAACTAGTTTAATTCCGGCTTTATTAAGCTGAGCACCGGAGATCAAATTTCTACGCAGCGAAGGAACAAACAGCACATTATGCAAAGCTAGGGACTTACCGGAGTTAAGCTTAAGAATGACTTTTCCCTTACCGTGCACCTCTGAACTGCTAGAGTTCCCCATGAAGACCTTTTCACCATTTGGTAAGTCTTCAAATTCTTGAAACAGGTTTCTGTTAGCACAAAAGTGGCGAGAAGCCCCCGtgtccacaatccattgtgtTGTATCTCCAACTAAATTGACTTCAAGGATAACTGCTACAATGACATCACTATGTTCAGTCAGATGAGCTTGGTTAGCCTGATTTGTTTTTGGTCCATCTTTCCCTGTATCCTTACGTAGTAGCATTGATGGGCTCGGTGACCGTGCTTTCTTCTCAATCTTGCCACCCTTCTTGAAATTATTCGGCTTGTGATTTGattgcttattttcttattaGAACCAGTAGATTTATTCCTGTCACTTATTTCACTAGTTTATACAATATTAGCTTTAATAGTAGGAATAGAAAGAGAGGAAATAGTCTTATCTTTAAGACGATTGGCTTCTTCTATTTGCAGATGGTTGATCAGCTCCTGTAGGGTCATGTCCTTCTTCTTGTGTTTGAGTTTGTTGTGATATTCAGACCATGACTCAGGAATTTTTTTGATTAAAACATTAGCTTGCAATACTTCACACATTGACATACCTTCTGCCAAAATATTGGCACAGAGTGTCTCATATTCGTGGACTTGCTCCATGATTGGCTTTGTATCAACCAAATGAAAGTTAAGCCAGTTACCCGTGACATACTTTCGTTTCCCCGCATCATCAGTCCCATATTTCTTCTCAAGTGCATCCCAGATCGCTTTTGCATACTTGTAGGAAAAAAAACAAGTCAAATAATGGATTGGACATATGGTTTAGAAGGTGCCCTCTTACAGTTTTATTGTCCTTGTCGTACTTCTCGCGAGAGGCAG
This region of Ipomoea triloba cultivar NCNSP0323 chromosome 15, ASM357664v1 genomic DNA includes:
- the LOC116007587 gene encoding disease resistance protein RPP13-like, yielding MACVVVLSLMRTLELEFLQPLPRPILQQNQLIPCNKDLVLSLHNKLGSLMELFDENRMDGVEAIKHLETKLRDVASRIEDEIELQVLHLYEEEEEEEEEVVENNIFGRFVDQTFQPPEEEEEEGEEEEEEEEEEEDEEEEEEEEEMPQGEKSTHHCQRLHQILHPLRGKSHPCLKFRRILHQALQHIDAITQELVKAKEEYQLFKHNHLQEGTKQPASLHVLPIPTEEVITMPDSSHHASCSKEIMVGKQDEFEIIKEMLIQHPSKQLEIVSIKGTGGIGKTTLAKKIYEDPSITSYFDKRAWTVASQHHSKAQMLLDLLGSKHSADKDEDLTLRLYQSFKRRRYLVVIDDLWSVEAWDALKTCFPDDGYGSRVLLTTRIGEVANHICTQNDFSHQMQLLEQSESWKLFNEKACKSRGAGFETIGRPVVEKCKGLPLAIIVVAGLFSKLNTLDEWKNTANALSSSATTLDDEECSRILSLSYNHLPHNLKACFLYLGVFPEDHKINANELAKLWLGEGLVKAFENENFDAVANRFRNLRKARNLRTAPNMMKARNLRNA